A genomic window from Lycium barbarum isolate Lr01 chromosome 4, ASM1917538v2, whole genome shotgun sequence includes:
- the LOC132637566 gene encoding uncharacterized protein LOC132637566 has translation MTINMLSDTQIVVLLNGHPELLEELTRFFLDPATVNPRFPLVRIIDPHAERNLSMQHHTDERNFFERLKNLEVLTKERFQNDDHTYESFLDIIKTYKKECKGIYEVYHEVVKLLNDHPDLLDEFTKLLPDP, from the exons ATGACGATAAATATGCTTTCTGACACACaa ATAGTTGTACTTCTCAATGGCCATCCAGAATTGCTAGAGGAGCTCACTAGATTTTTTCTAGATCCAGCTACTGTTAATCCGCGCTTCCCTTTGGTTAGAATTATTGATCCTCATGCAGAAAGAAACCTTAGCATGCAGCATCATACTGATGAAAGAAATTTTTTCGAAAGGTTGAAGAATTTAGAGGTCCTCACCAAG GAACGTTTCCAAAATGATGATCATACTTACGAATCCTTCCTAGACATTATAAAGACGTACAAGAAGGAGTGCAAGGGCATCTATGAAGTCTACCATGAG gTTGTCAAACTTCTCAATGACCATCCAGATTTGCTTGATGAGTTCACTAAATTATTGCCAGATCCTTAA